In Vigna angularis cultivar LongXiaoDou No.4 chromosome 8, ASM1680809v1, whole genome shotgun sequence, the DNA window GTGAGTAATCCTTTGTTCATCATTGCATTGTTCTTAACAtacttattttatgttttcctAACAATATTCTACATAACAGAAAACCAGCAAAAGGGTGCACTTTGTGAGGAACCTCATCAGAGAGGTTGCTGGTTTTGCACCTTATGAAAAGCGTATAACTGAGTTACTCAAAGTGGGAAAAGATAAGAGGGCACTCAAGGTTGCTAAGAGAAAGCTTGGAACCCATAAACGTGctaagaagaagagagaagagatgtCGAATGTTCTCAGGAAGATGAGGTTGTTCTATGTTCTTTTTTCAACATTGTATATAATACCCTAATAccctatatattttattaatgtgaTTTATATTCTTGTATGTTGATTATTTTCTGGTGGTTTCTATAACTAATGTTCTTATCATTTGGTGTAGGGCTGGTGGAGCTGGAGACAAGAAGAAATAggtcttatttgttctttacaAGTTTGGCTAGATGCATTTATGTTTTTGGTGAACGAGATGTCTTATTTTTGTTGAGATTCAGTTGAATTAGTTCAAGATTTTGCTTTGagaaatatgttttatttaatcgAGACAGGATTTATTGAAAAGAGTACAATTGgcttcttttattgttttactaCAAATGCAAGAGATAATATCCTTTTACTTTCTAGTGAACTTAGTATTTACTTGGTGGTATTACTATACTCAAAATGTGGCTGGTGCAACTTGCAGTGAcgtcattatttttttagttttaaaagagaaattttggAGTTATTACTGGTTTGTCTCGAGAAAATGATAGTAGAGAAGAAGAATGAGAAGTGAAATTGGAGTAATATGTTTTCTCTGTGTATCAAGATAGTTTCAATATTTagcatatttttgtttgaagcAACACTGCAACGTTGCAGTGTTCTGATGTGACATTTGGAGTTATTTATAAGTTTGGGGTTCTTTAAAGTGTTTCTATTGAATATAGAAGTTAGAGTTATTAAATGTGACTTTGTGGTGTTGTGGCTCCGTATGGAGTATACAAGGTTTTTAATTGTGTAATTTCATTAGAAATGTTTTGTACTTTAGACGATGAAATATGGAAGATAAGACAAGGGTTAATAGTTGTCTCTAATTGAAACTGAGGAATACGATTATTGTTTTTTATCGGTTGGGCAAGataagacagaaaataaacttGGCGAGGGTTCAAGAATATTCTAAATAGCAAATCCgagtaaattaatataatacaCATGAAAGGAAAGTATCAAGTTTTATCTAATAGAACAGAATTAAAGGTTTTTTAAAATGTGGTTTTAAAGTCATTCAAAATTATTGTAATTCAAAAGGTGGTATGATCCTAACAAAGTTAAGTTCTTGGCTTCtttgaaatatttatcaatttttagtttatatgtattattaaattttgttcaagttagtTTTTATCACATAAGAGTATTATTGAGCAATAAATTAGTACTTTCAACATTTTGCCTAAAATAATTAGTACTGGAAATTCGAGCAACTTATTAGACAAAGTCCTATAAAACATAACTATGATTTgtttgaaaaacaattatttaatgcATAATAAATCATGAAAGGTGAGAGTGTAGTTGTAGTTTACCTTTGATTAAGCAAAAAGCCTCTAACGTAATAAAGTACATAAAGTGaattaatatagtaaaaaaaaaactcaaaaggTCATTTTATATTGTAGGAATGTCTATTTCTTCCATTTTGTTTGTTAGCAAAGGATAAATGACATAAAACACTCCCTTGAACAAAGAGCTAAAGatgttattctttttcaaaatcccttaaatcttttaattttggaaaaactatttatttcatATAGCATTGTagtttaagataaataaaagaaatgaacattatataaatattttcaattattggTGCATGAAATGCTTTAAACAGATTCAGAAGCTTTccaacacaaaacaaaaaaaaaacattcaaagcTACTTAACGATAAAAAATGGTTCTACAACaattactttttatctttttatgagTCTCTTAACCTCTACTAAAAGAGAGAGGAATTTAAGGAGAATAAATCTTTCTTCTATAAATTTGTTTAGTCGTCTTAAATATAACTCATGTCTCTTTCTtgtgttttgtagggttgagtgtCACCTTCCCTTTTGAGGTTGCGACCTTCTAAAATAATGACAGGCTTATGAGAAGCCTAGCTAAAGGGAGTGTTCTCACGACACATAGTTTTTTTGAAAAGACCTTTTAGAAGTGAAAAATGAGAACATCTTAAATGTGGATAAGAGAGCATCTTGGAGTGGGGAACACCATGCACATTTGGAGAAGAGAAAATGcatatttttcatgattttgtaATGAATGGAGTGTTGAAATAGATGAGCACCAAggtttttaattatgataacaAAACAATAACTCTATTATGAtaatttctcaaataaattGAATCCAATTAATCTTTACAactcaaatattcaaatttaattgtctacaaatatataaatatgtataactTCCTTAAAGTAAATAACAACATAGAGTTTATAAAATCCATACTTAAATTTTACCCTATCTCCCTCACGCCTACCCAACATCGGGTATATGtgcatctgctcccgtataacataaaTGTTATACGATCATTGCCACACCCACTCAAACAAGTATGAGTGATTTTAAGATCCGAGAAAATATATATGCATCAGCTCCAATATAACACAAACGTTATACAATCAACGCCACACCCACACAAACAAGTATGAGTAATGTAAGATCCGAGAAAATATGGGTATTAGAAATAAGTTAGTCTTGagattttggtgtttttgtttGGTAATTAATATCCTTGTgtgtataaatttattaagacataatttattttctttgattatatttatatgtctACTGAGtggtaaaaatgttttttacattttattaaattaggtgtagaaattaaaatatgagagtgtagaaaggaaaacatgtaaattaaataatatgaaaatttagtaaaagcatattatatactttttttagaagattttgttgttattttaaaaaaaaagttgaaagaaaatatggGGTATAATCTTGATAGGTTTTgagattaaaacatatattattagaaaaatcattattagatattttaaaagatatattgagatattgttaattaaaagatatcttgatatattgttaattaaaaGACATCTTAAGATATtgttaattaaaagatatattgagatattgttaattaaaatatattttgagatattattatatattatcagtatataataataataaaatataatgcatTACTTATGgacttatcataattaattagaataaaattattaagataaaatatattatttaagaatttatcAGAATTAgttaagataaagataaatttattttatctaatttatatattttatattaattggtTGTTATTTCTTCTTATGggcttttattataaatagaaccCTAGGtatattttacatataactGTAACTATATTAGATACCTTCTATAGAAACTCTATCCATTAGGAAAATAAGACAGAAACTTTGAAAGTGAGAGGAAAGGAGAAAGAGTAAACGGGAGAGTGGAACTACATTGGAGAATATCTTTATGCATAGAGAAAACCTTAGGATTGGCCAAGGCATGAGAAAACTtactttgtttgttttttttttgtatgatgAATATATGGTTTGCTTTTGATTATCTGGAAAGGTAATGTTGTTTTGACGCATGTGGATGTATGAGAATATGTTCTTCATGGTAATAAGGTTATATCATGTTTGTGTTGagttttccctatgaatgtatgtatggttTTGTTGGGTTACCCCATAATAGGGTTTGATGCTAAAGGGGAACAAAGTTATGATAATTGAGGGTTTTatcatgcaaatatatgttataaatatgGTATGATAATCATATGCAGAATATTGGGTTTGTTTGGGTTATAATATGCATAATGATGGGTTTTGaatgattcaagtgatgtaatgTATGTATTAGAGTCTGTTCATATAGGTATGTGAGGTTTGAATGCGTGCATGATGTTTTGGGGAAGTTTCCATTACGATTTAAGGTTATTGCATGTGTGTTTGTAGACTTGAATTCATTGCATGATGTGTTTTGATTCGGTAATAGTCGATTATCtttagttataatcgattatttgcacaTTGGTTGTGAGTTGTGTTTcggaaataattgattatctatgattataatcgattatccctttaTGCGTGAAGAATTCTGGTGATTTGTTGTGTAGAACTaatgagataatcgattatcttaagttataatcgattatcacagggTAGTTTGTGTACATGTGTATGTTTTTGGAATACTCAATTATCATTTATGATAATCGATCATCCCAGAGTATTTTTACTAGAAACAATATGTTTTGATGAAGAATGAACGTTGACCAAGCTTAAAGAGCTGTGGAATGGGATAATTATATGAGAACGAGATTAATGGTTGTGTTTAGGATCAATTTTGATGTGTCATTGAGGTTGGAGCATGATTGAGTATTAGGGTGTACCTGAGTGTGTGGTTGATGAGCATAAGAGTAGAGGATAAATCTACTTGctgtacctagtaaatcctggATCTATCTACAGATAGGTGCTCCCTTTagcattggttgttgaaaagggAGAGATATTCTCTTTGGTAATTAGTTTTAGAAAAGAGAATGATGTTTGAGTATTAAACCTTCCTTGTGTGGGGTGATAATGTCTTCTTTGTCCTTGTGTGGCAGGATTACATGTTTCATAGCTAGATTGCGGGACTACTCGAGCATATATGTAAGGGAGGCTATAAATGATCTGTAGGGGAGATTACAGATGTCTTGAGGCTACAAGTGAGTTGTAGGAGCTGCTACAGTCtgtgaggtagggtacaagatGCCCACTATAGCGTTTATGATACGATGATGCTCATTGTGTTGTTCATGACTGGATAATCATGATGGTagtgtatctatgatgatgatcatgataTTGAAGATGCTTCAGGTTATGctatgttgatagtggtgttactataatgattatagtaagtagttaggATAGATGCTATTGAGTGGATAGACCAATAGTCTGTGTGAGATGTTAGGGATGACATCAACGGTTAGAGATCAAGGATCGAGGATCGAAGTTCAGGGATCGATGATCAAGTAATTCActatgattgaattatttattttagaggATTATGAACCCCATTGTTATTACTACTATATATGGAGTGTTtgattattattgatataatcAGTATGCTACTATCTTATTATTATGACTATTTTACCGGTAGCTTACCCcatacttgtttgtgtttgtgaatgatattatcggcgatgatcgtataatttgTTATAGAGAGCAAATGATATTACAAATGTTCTAGAGGAATGATAAGTTCGTGAGATGATGGAGGAAGGACTTGAGTTTCTTTAAAAAAGTGCTTTTGGtataaacttttgaaataatgtaattgTAGTCGTTATATTGCCTTATAGACTTCTGATAACCCGTACATCCCCTTTATAAGGAGCCATGATCACCCTATTAGCTCTACACAATCTATCCACTAAGGCAACTCGTGCCAGTACCAACCATCTATATAAACGTATGTCTTCTTCCAAACCTTACCGCATCGttcttatttaaaacaaaaaggacAATTTGAGTGATTCTCCACCGCAGCTTCGGACTTATCTCCTCTAGTCCTCAAGCTTCTCACATCAACTCTAAACTAAGCATGAGTTGTAACCCTACGGGCGAGACATCCATCCCTTTCTACCCCCTCGCAAGAGGAAAGGGCGACACTCGAATTCCTGTCCCTTTTACCTCCCATTATGAAAAAAGAAACTCATATCTTCCATTGCCTCTTAAAGACGAAAAGATCCACCTTTCTAAAAATCACAAGAGGAAATATGACGACTACCTTTCTATCCTTTCGAAAGAGGGGTACAACCCCAAATTAACGAATTATAACCAGAAGACATACTAAAAACATAACTACCATCGCACATGGTTCCTTCAACACCATAACTCTCTCACTAAGCTAAATAATGATAATAGAAAACCATTACCACTTTTCTTGTAACCCATCCTCTTCCCCTATCTCACACAAGAGTAGAGGATCTCTTTCCACATCCCCGCACAAGCGAAAGAGAAACCATAACTTTAAGGGTATCACCGTCAATCATACTAGATCACTTCCTACTCTTGAAAAAGTCAAGAGTAGCCCTCTAAGTATCTCATAACTCATAGTTGGCTTACACAAATATGTCTATTCCCTGTCTAGACCCAAACTCATCCTAACTGAGTATACCCATTAATACTCGAAGAAAATACAAACACAACCAATCTAGACAACCTTCATTCCTTCCAATAGACCAAACAAAGAGTTCAAGAAGGAACTTACATCCAATACCACACGTGAACCATTACACCATAGCATAAAACGTTCACCACAACATAAAACAAATACTCTGAACATATTATTCACAAAAACGAGTTTCAGTTTCTCCCCTTACTTGATTTTCCAAAGAGCTGCTAAGGTTCCTTTAGCTCCTAGCAAAAACGGGATGGTCTCTCCCCTCTCCAGTGGCAGCAACAACAACCTCTTCCTTCTCCTTGGGTCTTATGGTCCACTTTTCTCACTCCCTCCGATCAAGTTATGGTGCAAGAAGCAATAACTCTCTCTCGCGAACACTCCCTCTGTTAGAAGTAAAAAACTAGGGATATGGTTGTCGCACAATCTCTTACGGCTACTCTCTATTTATCCTTTCCCTAGACTTAACCTAAATACAACCCAAACACACTCACCTTACCCTCTGTATtggtttgaaaatattttctcatttaCTCAAGATATTCAGTGTTAAAACCCCACCCAGTATTTCCTTTCTTAACCTAACCTAACTTCCTAAAATAACCAGACATTCATTAGGTTTAATACATGTTTTTAATTGCCATAATAGTGTTCTGGGATCTTAGTAATAATGACCTAAACAAGGAAAAAGGGACACTCTTCCAATGGTAAGAACCCTGGCCAAGACCAACTGAGTTCTCAGTTTATTTCTTTGAACCTAAAACTCTACGTGCTGTAGGTAGCAAAAGCAAAGGAAATATATATGGTAACCCTCGTCTCTTTCTCGTGCTTAACGAATGAGAACTAAATTTCTCTTCCCTCAtcctttttaacttttcaacACTCAAAGTTAGCTCTCTCTTTCTCGAAACCAAACTAGAcacaagaaaagagaagagaatgaAAGTTTATTCTCTTTCCTGACCCAATACAATATTGTGTGTAGCAAAATACCGAACCTATGGTTCTCGGTTTTTGCACCAAATTAGGCAAATATGCCCTCTTTATTACCAAAATAGGCAAAATTTGACCGAAAGTGAAGTCGTGGGGGGCAAAACGACTTCAAAGGAAGAAGTCGTGCCctccctgcacgacttcacactgtgcATAGCtacagtgttgaagtcgtgcaccccaaaaacgacttctgggtcctgtaatcgattacattgatttggtaatcgattatagagTGTTGAAATCGTGACCCCTGTAGGACTGGAAATGTGTAGGCAGAAAAcgtactggtaatcgattacgacatttcggtaatcgattaccaggttgGTTGTTTAACAAGAAGcactctggtaatcgattacagggtttgtgtaatcgattaccagtgtgtttttgattggtttatgaaaattattttgcaTTTTACATATGTTATGTATTTATTGTGTtataggaaaagagaaaataaatattaataagaaatattaatagtaatatatcAGTCATCGATTTGATTACAATTGGGTAAGATTAAGAAATAACTAATGACGAAAAGGACAATTTCCCCTATGATGACCTTCGTTGCGGCAGTAAGAGCATTTTTTTGGCTTATCTGGATTGGATTGATCCATTTCATTATGAAGCCTATTTGTAGATGGTCTTCCGGATGTCTTGCGTCGCATTTTAGGATCTGGTATGAAGTTTGGACCTGTATACACAGACCAATAATCTTGATTTTGGATTGGGTGAAATTGTACTTCGTATGCCTTGAAAATGTTATTAAGACTGTACACTGGATCGATTACTTGGGTTAGTGGGATATGCGAAAATGAACAAACAACAATGACATGATGACATGGGAGACGAGTAGCCTGGAAGTGTCCACAATCACACCACCATTCATTTAGGCTGACCTTGTAGGAAAGTGGAACAGGGCGGTAGTGGTGAGGTGTTGAAATTTCCTGAACATCAAATTAGAATTTTCACGGTTGTAGCGATGAACATGACAAAATGCGGATTGTTATTGATTTTTCCTAATGATTTCGGCGATTTGTTCAGGATATTGGTGTCTTGCTTGTAGCATACAGTTTGCCTTTAATCCGCGTTCAACAAACTATGATTGTGTCCTCTCAAATGTTGTTCTGATGAGAGCACATATTGGTAATGAACGTGCTCCCTTTAAAATGGAGTTGGTGCACTCAGCAAGATTAGTCGTCATATGTCCATATCTTCTCCCTCCATCAAAAGCCTGAGACCATTTTTATAATGGGATTTTATCTATCCATTCAACTTGTTGTGGGTATTGGTTTCTCAATGCAGCAAGTTTTGCCGTGACAGTTGGTTGCTTGACCTCGTAAGCTGTAatgatgtaataaataaataaataaattaaagaataatcttaacaaaattataaaagtataagtGTTTGAAGAATGTTTGTAGTAGTACCTAAattgatgaattgttttttgaggtcgtgatttttgaatttgttgttgaagttgGATGCCAGATGACGTATGCAATACACAGAGTTCAAACCATCTTGTTCCCAACCAACTTCTTCTGATCTTAAGGCGGATAGTATACCCTTTCCTCTGTCAGTGATGatgcaaatattttgttgatggCAAACATGCTCTCGAAGTAGTTGAAAGAACCATATCAAAGCCTCCTTTGTCTCACCTTCTACAATGGCAAAGGCCAATGGGAAAAGATTTCTATTGCCATCTTGACCTATGGCGGTGAGCAAAGTTCCATGATATTTACCCGTTAGAAATGTACCATCAACTTGGACAATGAGTTTACAGTATTTGAATCCTTCTATGCAAGGACTGAAAGACCAGAAAACTCTTTCCATAATATAGCAATTATTGTCGGTTTGTCCATCAATATGCACCGGAGAACCAGTGCATTGTAAAATTGCACCTGGGTTTGCTTCCTTGACGGCATGCAACCACCTCGGCATGTGGTTATAAGAGTCCTCCTAGTCTCCAAACTCCATAGCAAGAGCCTTCTGTTTAGCGATCTAAGCTTTTCTGTATGACACAAAATATCCGAATCGACCCTTAATATCTGCAATCAAACTCTTGATTGGAATGGATGGGTTTGTCCGGATTGAATTTGATATGATCGCGGCAATGTGAGTACTATCAAGATTTGTATGATCTTGAGATAGTATTGTTGAGAAACACGAATGTTGTCCGTCTATATTTTTGATTTCCCAATATTTACGGACTTTGCTATAAGCTGCCCTTAGACGCCATTGACAACCGTTGTGATATTCCAGACAACGAATAACATAAATGTTGGGTTTGGACTCAACGACAGTGTATTTGTAACCGTTGGTTATGTGATAATGTTTGATTGCAAGAATAGTTTCCTCCTTTTACTGGAACTGCATACCTTGATTCAACTCTGGAACGAGATGTGCAGATGATTGTGTGATGTGGTCGTCGTCGTTGTTGTCATCTACGAGTATGTTGTCTAATTCATCATCGCTGCTGAAGTCATCAACGTTATCCAATATTAAAGGTTGTTCATCGATCAACTGCGATGATGAAGATCCTGGTAAGTTCCCTGATGCCATATTTGAATAAATGTTGGGAAGAGTTTGTAAGATTGGAGAAGTAGGAGAGCTCTTGGACGTGCAGTTCGGATGTGAAGATGGAGTTCTTATAGAGCGTATAAGCGTTCATGAATATAGTGGGTGTTACGGTCTAAAATAGGAAGTACTAAACAATAATATAGCACTGTGACTATTTTGCAGTGTCCTCTCATATAAGCTTTTCTCCACTCGTTTTTTAAGTACttattgagaaaataatttgtttaattgttgttaacaaataaataacgtagaatttatatttataataataatatagtttataaataattaaaatttaaaatacataaattatacaaatagaatttaaaaaaaaaaatcaaaaaaggGAAGTTGTGGGGGAGGGGGCACGACTTCAATAGGTGAAGTCGTGTACCCCCTACACGACTTCACCTATTGAAGTCGTGccctccccccccccccaacttcccttttttgatttttttttaaaaaaaaatcctatttatataatttttacaatttgaaattctttttctaAATTCTAATAAAATGCTTAAATAttggataatatttttacaattcataaaaattgattacatacatttaataatattcattaGAAATTTTTAAATGGTATTTATGGATGCATCAATATTATGTGCTACGTGACAAGAGATTGTACACATGCATTGTCCACATTTGCCTCTGACCACCAATAATGCTATTCAA includes these proteins:
- the LOC108344755 gene encoding 60S ribosomal protein L36-3; translation: MAPKPPSTGLFVGLNKGHILTKKELPPRPSDRKGKTSKRVHFVRNLIREVAGFAPYEKRITELLKVGKDKRALKVAKRKLGTHKRAKKKREEMSNVLRKMRAGGAGDKKK